One window of Drosophila busckii strain San Diego stock center, stock number 13000-0081.31 chromosome 3L, ASM1175060v1, whole genome shotgun sequence genomic DNA carries:
- the LOC108599887 gene encoding uncharacterized protein LOC108599887 isoform X3 has translation MFKFMLTFGAGVYTGIYVSQNYEVPRVDDPPKMVERLNAKIRELVDGTKKKTPIEQIAHDIKKEAKKVLDD, from the exons ATGTTTAAGTTTATG TTAACTTTTGGCGCTGGTGTTTATACTGGCATCTATGTATCGCAGAACTATGAG GTACCCCGCGTGGATGATCCACCCAAGATGGTTGAAAGGCTGAACGCAAAAATCCGTGAACTTGTGGACGGCACAAAGAAAAA AACGCCCATAGAGCAGATAGCACACGACATCAAAAAGGAGGCCAAGAAGGTATTGGATGATTAA
- the LOC108599887 gene encoding uncharacterized protein LOC108599887 isoform X1 codes for MKLLGVAMQVLKRHNSSCGCQHYESLPPCPRKPLWTGTRVMFFSMLTFGAGVYTGIYVSQNYEVPRVDDPPKMVERLNAKIRELVDGTKKKTPIEQIAHDIKKEAKKVLDD; via the exons atgaaactgtTGGGAGTAGCTATGCAGGTGCTGAAACGACACAATTCTTCATGTGGGTGTCAGCATTATGAATCTCTGCCGCCGTGTCCGCGTAAACCACTGTGGACTGGAACAAGAGTTATGTTCTTTTCCATG TTAACTTTTGGCGCTGGTGTTTATACTGGCATCTATGTATCGCAGAACTATGAG GTACCCCGCGTGGATGATCCACCCAAGATGGTTGAAAGGCTGAACGCAAAAATCCGTGAACTTGTGGACGGCACAAAGAAAAA AACGCCCATAGAGCAGATAGCACACGACATCAAAAAGGAGGCCAAGAAGGTATTGGATGATTAA
- the LOC108599887 gene encoding uncharacterized protein LOC108599887 isoform X2 yields the protein MKLLGVAMQLTFGAGVYTGIYVSQNYEVPRVDDPPKMVERLNAKIRELVDGTKKKTPIEQIAHDIKKEAKKVLDD from the exons atgaaactgtTGGGAGTAGCTATGCAG TTAACTTTTGGCGCTGGTGTTTATACTGGCATCTATGTATCGCAGAACTATGAG GTACCCCGCGTGGATGATCCACCCAAGATGGTTGAAAGGCTGAACGCAAAAATCCGTGAACTTGTGGACGGCACAAAGAAAAA AACGCCCATAGAGCAGATAGCACACGACATCAAAAAGGAGGCCAAGAAGGTATTGGATGATTAA
- the LOC108599886 gene encoding ER membrane protein complex subunit 4, whose protein sequence is MSSKQNSKKSKWALDFNATKNADMPSPPGYNPMALVNQTEVVRDQRLVIKKSWDLALGPLKQIPMNLFIMYMSGNSISIFPIMMVGMMLIRPIKAMFTTQVTSKMAEGAQGTGQRIVYILGNLANVALALYKCHSMGLLPTHASDWLAFVQPQTRLEYYGGGVSFV, encoded by the exons ATGTCGTCGAAGCAAAACTCCAAGAAATCCAAATGGGCGTTGGACTTCAATGCTAC CAAAAATGCAGATATGCCCTCGCCACCCGGTTACAATCCCATGGCGCTGGTGAATCAAACAGAAGTAGTGCGCGATCAGCGTTTGGTTATTAAAAAATCATGGGACTTGGCCTTAGGACCGCTAAAACAG atACCCATGAATCTATTTATTATGTACATGTCCGGCAACTCCATATCCATTTTTCCCATTATGATGGTGGGCATGATGTTGATACGTCCGATTAAGGCCATGTTTACCACCCAAGTGACTTCAAAGATGGCCGAAGGTGCTCAGGGCACAGGCCAGCGCATTGTCTATATACTCGGCAATTTGGCCAAtgtggctttagctttatacAAATGCCATAGCATGGGGCTATTACCCACGCACGCCTCGGACTGGCTGGCCTTTGTGCAGCCGCAAACGCGATTAGAATATTATGGCGGTGGGGTCTCGTTCGtttag
- the LOC108600958 gene encoding ADP-ribosylation factor 1 encodes MGNVFANLFKGLFGKKEMRILMVGLDAAGKTTILYKLKLGEIVTTIPTIGFNVETVEYKNISFTVWDVGGQDKIRPLWRHYFQNTQGLIFVVDSNDRERIGEAREELMRMLAEDELRDAVLLIFANKQDLPNAMNAAEITDKLGLHSLRNRNWYIQATCATSGDGLYEGLDWLSNQLKNANR; translated from the exons atgggAAACGTATTTGCGAATCTATTCAAAGGACTCTTTGGCAAAAAGGAAATGAGAATATTGATGGTCGGTTTGGACGCCGCTGGTAAAACCACAATTCTGTACAAACTCAAATTAGGCGAAATTGTTACAACGATACCTACCATTG GTTTCAATGTGGAGACTGTAGAATACAAGAATATTAGCTTTACAGTGTGGGATGTGGGCGGCCAAGATAAAATTCGTCCATTGTGGAGGCATTACTTCCAGAACACACAA GGTCTTATCTTCGTCGTTGACAGCAATGACAGGGAGCGTATCGGTGAGGCGAGAGAAGAATTGATGCGCATGCTGGCCGAGGATGAGCTTAGAGATGCAGTGTTACTAATTTTCGCCAACAAACAG GATCTGCCAAATGCAATGAATGCGGCTGAAATCACCGATAAGCTTGGCTTGCACTCACTCAGAAACCGCAACTGGTATATACAGGCGACGTGTGCAACTAGCGGCGATGGACTTTATGAAGGACTCGATTGGTTGTCCAATCAGCTGAAGAATGCTAATCGCTAA